A stretch of DNA from Halanaerobiales bacterium:
TATTAGCTGTTCTTGAAAAAAAGTGTGGTTTTAATTTTTATGATAGTGATATACATCTTAATATTACCGGGGGTTTAAGTGTAGATGAACCGGGGATAGATTTAGGGATTGTAACAGCTGTTTTATCAAGTTTTCAGGATAAGGCTCTTTCTTCAAAATTAGCTGTTGTGGGAGAGGTTGGTTTAGCTGGTGAAATTAGAGCAGTAAACCAAATAAAGAAAAGAATAAATGAACTTGAAAAACTTGGTTTTTCAGAAATAATTATTCCTTATGGAAATAAAAAAAGTTTAGATAATATTGATACTTCAAATTTAATATTTGTTAAAGATATACACGAACTTATAGATATTTTATTTAAATAACTAAATTTTGAGGAGGTGGCCAAGTGGATGATCAGGAAGTGAAGTTAGTTGAGATTTTAAAGATTATTGCTCCTGGTACTAATTTAAGAGAAGGTTTAGAAAACATTCTAAGAGCTAAAACAGGTGGACTTATAGTAATCAGTGATAGTGAAGAAGTTATGGAGATAGTTGATGGTGGTTTTGAAATAAATGCCAAATTGACTCCAGCCAGATTATATGAACTGGCAAAAATGGATGGAGCAATGGTTCTAAATAAAGAATGTGATATGATAGTTAATGCTAATGTGCAATTAGTTCCAGATTCCTCTATTCCTTCCTATGAAACTGGAACAAGACACAGGACTGCAGAGAGAGTTGCCAAACAAACTGGAGAATTAGTAATTTCCATTTCTCAAAGGCGTAATATTATATCTTTATATAAAGGTGAATTCAAACATGTACTAGAAGATGTAAGAGTAGTTTTAGCAAAAGCAAATCAGGCTGTACAAACTTTAGAAAAATACCGTTCTGTTCTTGATCAGGCATTAACCAACTTGAGTGCTCTAGAGTTTGAAGATTTAGTTACAATAGCGGATGTTGTAACTGTTCTACAGAGGACAGAAATGGTTTTAAAAATCCAAAAAGAAATTGAAAAATATATTTATGAACTAGGAAATGAAGGTCGTTTAATAAAAATGCAGCTAGAAGAGCTGGTTACAAATGTAAAAGATGAAGGAATTTTATTGATAAAAGATTATATGACTGAAGAAAAGAAAGAAGCTGAGATTGAAGCAGAAGAACTATTAGATGAGCTACTTGATTGGTCAACAGATGAAATGTTAAGCATGAATACAATAAGTAAAGCACTTGGACATGGTAGTAATGTAAATAATCTTGATTTATCAATTTCTTCAAGGGGTTATAGACTTCTCAGGAAAATTCCAAGATTACCAATGCCAGTTATAGAAAATTTAGTAGAACATTTTGGTAATTTTGAAAATATCTTAAATGCTTCGATAGATGAATTAGATGATGTAGAT
This window harbors:
- the disA gene encoding DNA integrity scanning diadenylate cyclase DisA; this translates as MDDQEVKLVEILKIIAPGTNLREGLENILRAKTGGLIVISDSEEVMEIVDGGFEINAKLTPARLYELAKMDGAMVLNKECDMIVNANVQLVPDSSIPSYETGTRHRTAERVAKQTGELVISISQRRNIISLYKGEFKHVLEDVRVVLAKANQAVQTLEKYRSVLDQALTNLSALEFEDLVTIADVVTVLQRTEMVLKIQKEIEKYIYELGNEGRLIKMQLEELVTNVKDEGILLIKDYMTEEKKEAEIEAEELLDELLDWSTDEMLSMNTISKALGHGSNVNNLDLSISSRGYRLLRKIPRLPMPVIENLVEHFGNFENILNASIDELDDVDGIGEVRAQAIKDGLRRLRDQVLLDRHI